The following are encoded in a window of Rosa chinensis cultivar Old Blush chromosome 4, RchiOBHm-V2, whole genome shotgun sequence genomic DNA:
- the LOC112200427 gene encoding dihydrolipoyl dehydrogenase 2, chloroplastic, which yields MQASLSLPTLSPTIPRSNYVVQSTLPLAPSKPINLRFCGLRREAFGFSSLGQSDSHRFRLAVASRSKKVSTALSDNGSPPKSFDYDLLIIGAGVGGHGAALHAVEKGLKTAIVEGDVVGGTCVNRGCVPSKALLAVSGRMRELQNEHHLKALGLQVSAAGYDRQGVADHANNLASKIRSSLTNSMKSLGVDILTGFGTILGPQKVKVGASDKVVTAKNIIIATGSVPFVPKGIEVDGKTVITSDHALKLESVPDWIAIVGSGYIGLEFSDVYTALGSEVTFIEALDQLMPGFDPEIGKLAQRVLINPRRIDYQTGVFASKITPAKDGKPVIIELIDAKTKEPRDTLEVDAALIATGRAPFTHGLGLENIDVATQRGFIPVDERMRVIDANGKLVPHLFCIGDANGKMMLAHAASAQGISVVEQVTGRDHVLNHLSIPAACFTHPEISMVGLTEPQAREMAEKEGFEVSVAKTSFKANTKALAENEGEGLAKLIYRPDNGEILGVHIFGLHAADLIHEASNAIALGTRIQDLKLAVHAHPTLSEVLDELFKSAKVKEHVSSPQAVAV from the exons ATGCAGGCCTCGCTTTCTCTCCCTACTCTCTCCCCCACCATTCCCAGATCAAACTACGTCGTTCAGTCCACGCTGCCTCTCGCTCCCTCCAAGCCGATCAATCTCCGCTTCTGCGGTCTCCGGCGAGAGGCCTTCGGGTTCTCCTCGCTCGGCCAGTCCGACTCGCACCGTTTCCGGCTCGCGGTGGCTTCGCGGTCCAAGAAGGTTTCGACGGCCTTGTCTGATAATGGAAGCCCTCCGAAGTCGTTCGACTACGACTTGCTCATCATCGGAGCCGGCGTCGGCGGCCACGGCGCTGCTCTCCACGCTGTCGAGAAG GGTCTGAAAACCGCCATCGTAGAGGGAGATGTGGTGGGTGGAACATGTGTTAACAGAGGATGTGTTCCATCTAAAGCTCTTCTTGCAGTTAGTGGTCGGATGCGGGAGCTTCAAAATGAACATCACCTTAAGGCTTTGGGTTTGCAG GTTTCAGCAGCTGGTTATGACAGACAGGGAGTGGCCGATCATGCAAACAATCTTGCATCAAAAATCCGTTCTAGTTTGACCAATTCAATGAAGTCGCTTGGAGTGGACATACTAACAGGTTTTGGTACAATCCTG GGCCCTCAAAAGGTGAAAGTTGGAGCATCGGATAAAGTAGTAACTGCAAAAAATATAATCATTGCCACTGGTTCTGTTCCTTTCGTTCCTAAGGGCATTGAAGTTGATG GGAAGACTGTCATTACCAGCGACCATGCACTAAAATTGGAGTCTGTTCCTGATTGGATTGCTATCGTTGGAAGTGGTTACATTGGTCTTGAGTTCAGTGATGTGTATACAGCACTTGGAAGTGAG GTTACTTTTATTGAAGCTTTGGATCAGCTTATGCCTGGTTTTGATCCTGAAATTGGGAAGTTAGCCCAAAGGGTTCTAATAAATCCACGAAGGATTGACTATCAAACTGGAGTATTTGCAAGCAAG ATCACCCCAGCAAAGGATGGGAAACCAGTCATAATTGAACTAATTGACGCAAAGACCAAGGAACCAAGAGATACTCTAGAG GTAGATGCAGCATTAATTGCCACCGGAAGAGCCCCATTCACACACGGTCTTGGATTGGAGAAT ATTGATGTAGCAACACAACGTGGTTTTATTCCTGTTGATGAGCGCATGAGGGTAATAGATGCAAATGGCAAATTG GTTCCTCACCTGTTTTGCATTGGTGATGCCAACGGCAAGATGATGCTTGCTCATGCAGCAAGTGCACAAGGCATTTCAG TGGTTGAACAAGTCACAGGAAGAGACCACGTGCTCAACCATTTGAGCATCCCCGCAGCTTGCTTCACGCATCCTGAAATCAGTATGGTTGGATTGACAGAG CCCCAAGCAAGGGAGATGGCTGAGAAGGAGGGATTTGAAGTAAGTGTTGCCAAGACAAGCTTCAAGGCCAACACAAAGGCCCTTGCAGAAAATGAAGGAGAGGGACTTGCTAAG TTGATATACAGACCAGATAACGGAGAGATCCTTGGTGTTCATATCTTTGGATTGCATGCTGCAGACCTGATTCACGAGGCATCCAATGCAATAGCATTGGGAACACGCATTCAA GATCTCAAACTTGCTGTCCATGCACATCCTACCTTGTCTGAAGTGCTTGATGAACTTTTCAAGTCAGCAAAG GTTAAAGAGCATGTTTCTAGCCCTCAAGCAGTCGCAGTCTAA
- the LOC112196478 gene encoding serine/threonine-protein phosphatase 4 regulatory subunit 3 isoform X3 has translation MGAPEKSQANANSMQRVKVYRLNEDGKWDDQGTGHVTIDYMERSEELGLFVIDEDDNETLLLHRISSDDIYRKQEDTIISWRDPEYSTELALSFQESTGCSYIWDNICSVQRSLHFNSLNNETFHNANSELRELPAVELSTLPLILKTVAESGIADQMRLTELILSDQDFFRKLMGLFRICEDLDNVDGLHMLYKIVRGIILLNSPQIFEKIFGDDLIMDIIGSLEYDPEVPQVQHYRNFLKEHVVFKEAIPIKDSLVLSKIHQTYKVGYFKDVVLARVLDEGTVANLNSIIHGNNAIVVSLLKDDSTFIQELFARLRSPSTSAESKKNLVYFLHEFCSLSKSLQMVQQLRLFRDLMNEGIFDIVSDALQSQDKKLVLTGTDILNLFMNQDPNLLRTYVVRQEGIPLLGLLVKGMITDFGDNMHCQFLEILRSLLDSYTLSGAQFIIFLLNCWKNLVSKTCIGIQSSRFSMRSIWVN, from the exons ATGGGCGCTCCGGAAAAATCACAGGCCAACGCCAATTCGATGCAG CGTGTTAAGGTCTACCGTCTGAATGAAGATGGaaaatgggatgatcagggaaCTGGGCATGTCACTATTGACTATATGGAG AGGTCTGAAGAACTGGGTTTGTTTGTTATTGATGAAGACGATAATGAGACATTACTTCTTCATCGTATCAGCTCAGATGATATTTACAGAAAGCAAGAAG ATACAATTATCTCATGGAGGGATCCTGAGTATTCTACGGAATTAGCACTCAGCTTCCAGGAATCGACTGGCTGCTCTTACATATG GGACAACATATGCAGTGTGCAAAGGAGTCTACATTTTAATTCTCTCAATA ATGAGACATTTCACAATGCAAACAGTGAGTTGAGGGAACTGCCTGCAGTTGAGCTATCTACACTTCCTTTAATCCTTAAG ACTGTGGCTGAGAGTGGCATTGCTGATCAGATGCGACTGACAGAACTGATATTAAGTGAT CAAGATTTTTTCCGTAAGCTTATGGGCCTATTTAGAATCTGTGAAGACTTGGACAATGTTGATGGTCTTCACATGCTATACAAAATAGTAAGGGGGATCA TTCTGCTGAATAGTCCTCAGATCTTTGAGAAAATATTTGGTGATGATTTAATCATGGACATAATTGGTTCCCTTGAGT ATGATCCTGAAGTACCTCAAGTCCAACATTACCGTAACTTTCTAAAAGAGCATGTTGTTTTCAAAGAG GCCATACCGATTAAAGATTCCTTGGTTCTGTCAAAGATACACCAGACATACAAAGTTGGTTATTTTAAG GATGTTGTCTTGGCTAGAGTGTTGGATGAGGGCACAGTTGCAAATCTCAATTCAATAATTCATGGAAATAATGCTATC GTTGTTTCTCTGCTAAAGGACGACAGTACCTTTATTCAGGAATTGTTTGCTAGGTTAAGGTCACCATCCACCTCCGCAGAATCAAAGAAGAATTTG GTATATTTCTTGCATGAGTTTTGTAGTCTAAGCAAGAGCCTGCAGATGGTTCAGCAGCTTCGGCTATTTAG GGATCTTATGAATGAAGGAATCTTTGACATTGTGAGTGATGCTTTGCAGAGTCAAGACAAAAAGCTTGTATTAACTGG GACAGATATTCTCAATCTTTTCATGAACCAGGACCCAAACCTTCTGCGTACCTATGTTGTTCGCCAGGAAGGAATTCCACTTTTAGGTCTCTTG GTTAAAGGAATGATTACAGATTTTGGAGACAACATGCACTGCCAGTTCCTTGAAATTCTTCGTAGTCTACTAGATTCATACACATTGTCAGGAGCACAG TTTATTATATTTCTGCTGAATTGTTGGAAAAATCTTGTCAGTAAAACTTGCAT AGGGATACAATCATCGAGATTTTCTATGAGAAGCATCTGGGTCAATTGA
- the LOC112196478 gene encoding serine/threonine-protein phosphatase 4 regulatory subunit 3 isoform X5, whose translation MGAPEKSQANANSMQRVKVYRLNEDGKWDDQGTGHVTIDYMERSEELGLFVIDEDDNETLLLHRISSDDIYRKQEDTIISWRDPEYSTELALSFQESTGCSYIWDNICSVQRSLHFNSLNNETFHNANSELRELPAVELSTLPLILKTVAESGIADQMRLTELILSDQDFFRKLMGLFRICEDLDNVDGLHMLYKIVRGIILLNSPQIFEKIFGDDLIMDIIGSLEYDPEVPQVQHYRNFLKEHVVFKEAIPIKDSLVLSKIHQTYKVGYFKDVVLARVLDEGTVANLNSIIHGNNAIVVSLLKDDSTFIQELFARLRSPSTSAESKKNLVYFLHEFCSLSKSLQMVQQLRLFRDLMNEGIFDIVSDALQSQDKKLVLTGYSQSFHEPGPKPSAYLCCSPGRNSTFRSLG comes from the exons ATGGGCGCTCCGGAAAAATCACAGGCCAACGCCAATTCGATGCAG CGTGTTAAGGTCTACCGTCTGAATGAAGATGGaaaatgggatgatcagggaaCTGGGCATGTCACTATTGACTATATGGAG AGGTCTGAAGAACTGGGTTTGTTTGTTATTGATGAAGACGATAATGAGACATTACTTCTTCATCGTATCAGCTCAGATGATATTTACAGAAAGCAAGAAG ATACAATTATCTCATGGAGGGATCCTGAGTATTCTACGGAATTAGCACTCAGCTTCCAGGAATCGACTGGCTGCTCTTACATATG GGACAACATATGCAGTGTGCAAAGGAGTCTACATTTTAATTCTCTCAATA ATGAGACATTTCACAATGCAAACAGTGAGTTGAGGGAACTGCCTGCAGTTGAGCTATCTACACTTCCTTTAATCCTTAAG ACTGTGGCTGAGAGTGGCATTGCTGATCAGATGCGACTGACAGAACTGATATTAAGTGAT CAAGATTTTTTCCGTAAGCTTATGGGCCTATTTAGAATCTGTGAAGACTTGGACAATGTTGATGGTCTTCACATGCTATACAAAATAGTAAGGGGGATCA TTCTGCTGAATAGTCCTCAGATCTTTGAGAAAATATTTGGTGATGATTTAATCATGGACATAATTGGTTCCCTTGAGT ATGATCCTGAAGTACCTCAAGTCCAACATTACCGTAACTTTCTAAAAGAGCATGTTGTTTTCAAAGAG GCCATACCGATTAAAGATTCCTTGGTTCTGTCAAAGATACACCAGACATACAAAGTTGGTTATTTTAAG GATGTTGTCTTGGCTAGAGTGTTGGATGAGGGCACAGTTGCAAATCTCAATTCAATAATTCATGGAAATAATGCTATC GTTGTTTCTCTGCTAAAGGACGACAGTACCTTTATTCAGGAATTGTTTGCTAGGTTAAGGTCACCATCCACCTCCGCAGAATCAAAGAAGAATTTG GTATATTTCTTGCATGAGTTTTGTAGTCTAAGCAAGAGCCTGCAGATGGTTCAGCAGCTTCGGCTATTTAG GGATCTTATGAATGAAGGAATCTTTGACATTGTGAGTGATGCTTTGCAGAGTCAAGACAAAAAGCTTGTATTAACTGG ATATTCTCAATCTTTTCATGAACCAGGACCCAAACCTTCTGCGTACCTATGTTGTTCGCCAGGAAGGAATTCCACTTTTAGGTCTCTTG GTTAA
- the LOC112196478 gene encoding serine/threonine-protein phosphatase 4 regulatory subunit 3-A isoform X2 produces the protein MRLTELILSDQDFFRKLMGLFRICEDLDNVDGLHMLYKIVRGIILLNSPQIFEKIFGDDLIMDIIGSLEYDPEVPQVQHYRNFLKEHVVFKEAIPIKDSLVLSKIHQTYKVGYFKDVVLARVLDEGTVANLNSIIHGNNAIVVSLLKDDSTFIQELFARLRSPSTSAESKKNLVYFLHEFCSLSKSLQMVQQLRLFRDLMNEGIFDIVSDALQSQDKKLVLTGTDILNLFMNQDPNLLRTYVVRQEGIPLLGLLVKGMITDFGDNMHCQFLEILRSLLDSYTLSGAQRDTIIEIFYEKHLGQLIDVITASCPSEGNAQSSSCYGERVEPPTVAKPEVLSNICELLCFCVLHHPYRIKCNFLLNNVIDKVLLLTQRREKYLVVAAVRFVRTILSRHDEHLINHIVRNNLLKPIIDAFVGNGNRYNLLNSAVLELFEYIRKENLKSLVKYLVDSFWIQLVKFEYLSSVHSLKVKHEQFLESFGTKGTVNVSDNRKRGDERALEKEEEDYFNEDSDEEDTASASMSNTQKVQTQPQAVLSNGVAASQPSSRSVGLVDYDDDEDDEDYKPPPKKQPDTSEEDEGTMESLKLKRKLASKDREPELTKRQRLGKNPKPKESVFAAFCTTLNPSVLPNKKAAISMHSSRTADGVKNSDDVSQENDSAASRSCSNNNSSDEEDRKENEPASSRGSSDCLHGTLENRQLGAEDCPLIPPKSSPEMAVNGS, from the exons ATGCGACTGACAGAACTGATATTAAGTGAT CAAGATTTTTTCCGTAAGCTTATGGGCCTATTTAGAATCTGTGAAGACTTGGACAATGTTGATGGTCTTCACATGCTATACAAAATAGTAAGGGGGATCA TTCTGCTGAATAGTCCTCAGATCTTTGAGAAAATATTTGGTGATGATTTAATCATGGACATAATTGGTTCCCTTGAGT ATGATCCTGAAGTACCTCAAGTCCAACATTACCGTAACTTTCTAAAAGAGCATGTTGTTTTCAAAGAG GCCATACCGATTAAAGATTCCTTGGTTCTGTCAAAGATACACCAGACATACAAAGTTGGTTATTTTAAG GATGTTGTCTTGGCTAGAGTGTTGGATGAGGGCACAGTTGCAAATCTCAATTCAATAATTCATGGAAATAATGCTATC GTTGTTTCTCTGCTAAAGGACGACAGTACCTTTATTCAGGAATTGTTTGCTAGGTTAAGGTCACCATCCACCTCCGCAGAATCAAAGAAGAATTTG GTATATTTCTTGCATGAGTTTTGTAGTCTAAGCAAGAGCCTGCAGATGGTTCAGCAGCTTCGGCTATTTAG GGATCTTATGAATGAAGGAATCTTTGACATTGTGAGTGATGCTTTGCAGAGTCAAGACAAAAAGCTTGTATTAACTGG GACAGATATTCTCAATCTTTTCATGAACCAGGACCCAAACCTTCTGCGTACCTATGTTGTTCGCCAGGAAGGAATTCCACTTTTAGGTCTCTTG GTTAAAGGAATGATTACAGATTTTGGAGACAACATGCACTGCCAGTTCCTTGAAATTCTTCGTAGTCTACTAGATTCATACACATTGTCAGGAGCACAG AGGGATACAATCATCGAGATTTTCTATGAGAAGCATCTGGGTCAATTGATTGATGTTATAACAGCGTCATGTCCTTCTGAAGGGAATGCTCAGTCGTCTTCATGCTATGGTGAAAGAGTTGAACCTCCGACTGTCGCGAAGCCTGAAGTACTGTCAAACATATGCGAATTGCTTTGCTTTTGTGTTCTACACCATCCCTACAGAATAAA GTGTAACTTTCTTCTAAATAATGTTATAGATAAAGTTTTGCTGCTTACACAAAGAAGGGAAAAATATCTAGTTGTTGCTGCAGTTAGATTTGTTCGTACCATACTTTCCCGTCAT GATGAACATCTGATAAATCATATTGTGAGGAACAACCTTCTCAAACCAATTATCGATGCATTTGTTGGTAATGGCAATCGATATAACCTGCTAAACTCAGCTGTTTTGGAACTTTTTGAGTACATCCGGAAG gAAAATCTGAAATCTTTGGTTAAATACTTGGTTGATTCATTCTGGATTCAGTTGGTCAAATTTGAGTATTTGTCGTCCGTTCACTCTCTAAAAGTTAAACATGAGCAG TTCCTAGAAAGTTTTGGAACGAAAGGAACCGTTAATGTGTCGGACAATAGAAAACGAGGTGATGAGCGTGCTttggagaaagaagaagaagactattTTAATGAGGACAG TGATGAAGAAGACACAGCATCTGCATCCATGTCAAATACCCAAAAAGTACAGACACAACCTCAAGCTGTTTTATCCAATGGAGTTGCTGCAAGCCAACCATCATCCAG GTCTGTTGGGCTGGTAGACTATGATGACGATGAGGATGACGAAGACTACAAGCCACCGCCCAAGAAGCAGCCTGATACTTCTGAGGAAGATGAAGGAACAATGGAGTCCCTTAAGTTGAAGAGGAAATTGGCTTCTAAGGATAGGGAGCCTGAACTAACAAAGAGGCAACGGTTGGGTAAAAACCCAAAGCCAAAAGAAAGTGTTTTTGCTGCTTTTTGTACAACTCTAAACCCGTCGGTGCTACCAAATAAGAAAGCTGCAATCAGTATGCATTCTAGTCGAACAGCTGATGGGGTTAAGAACTCAGATGATGTTTCTCAAGAGAATGATAGTGCTGCTTCTAGAAGCTGTTCCAATAACAACAGTTCAGATGAGGAGGATCGCAAGGAGAATGAGCCTGCTAGTTCTAGAGGCTCCTCTGATTGCTTGCATGGCACTTTGGAGAATAGACAGTTGGGCGCAGAGGACTGCCCGTTGATACCACCGAAATCCTCACCGGAAATGGCTGTAAATGGGTCGTAA
- the LOC112196478 gene encoding serine/threonine-protein phosphatase 4 regulatory subunit 3 isoform X4: MGAPEKSQANANSMQRVKVYRLNEDGKWDDQGTGHVTIDYMERSEELGLFVIDEDDNETLLLHRISSDDIYRKQEDTIISWRDPEYSTELALSFQESTGCSYIWDNICSVQRSLHFNSLNNETFHNANSELRELPAVELSTLPLILKTVAESGIADQMRLTELILSDQDFFRKLMGLFRICEDLDNVDGLHMLYKIVRGIILLNSPQIFEKIFGDDLIMDIIGSLEYDPEVPQVQHYRNFLKEHVVFKEAIPIKDSLVLSKIHQTYKVGYFKDVVLARVLDEGTVANLNSIIHGNNAIVVSLLKDDSTFIQELFARLRSPSTSAESKKNLVYFLHEFCSLSKSLQMVQQLRLFRDLMNEGIFDIVSDALQSQDKKLVLTGTDILNLFMNQDPNLLRTYVVRQEGIPLLGLLVKGMITDFGDNMHCQFLEILRSLLDSYTLSGAQV, translated from the exons ATGGGCGCTCCGGAAAAATCACAGGCCAACGCCAATTCGATGCAG CGTGTTAAGGTCTACCGTCTGAATGAAGATGGaaaatgggatgatcagggaaCTGGGCATGTCACTATTGACTATATGGAG AGGTCTGAAGAACTGGGTTTGTTTGTTATTGATGAAGACGATAATGAGACATTACTTCTTCATCGTATCAGCTCAGATGATATTTACAGAAAGCAAGAAG ATACAATTATCTCATGGAGGGATCCTGAGTATTCTACGGAATTAGCACTCAGCTTCCAGGAATCGACTGGCTGCTCTTACATATG GGACAACATATGCAGTGTGCAAAGGAGTCTACATTTTAATTCTCTCAATA ATGAGACATTTCACAATGCAAACAGTGAGTTGAGGGAACTGCCTGCAGTTGAGCTATCTACACTTCCTTTAATCCTTAAG ACTGTGGCTGAGAGTGGCATTGCTGATCAGATGCGACTGACAGAACTGATATTAAGTGAT CAAGATTTTTTCCGTAAGCTTATGGGCCTATTTAGAATCTGTGAAGACTTGGACAATGTTGATGGTCTTCACATGCTATACAAAATAGTAAGGGGGATCA TTCTGCTGAATAGTCCTCAGATCTTTGAGAAAATATTTGGTGATGATTTAATCATGGACATAATTGGTTCCCTTGAGT ATGATCCTGAAGTACCTCAAGTCCAACATTACCGTAACTTTCTAAAAGAGCATGTTGTTTTCAAAGAG GCCATACCGATTAAAGATTCCTTGGTTCTGTCAAAGATACACCAGACATACAAAGTTGGTTATTTTAAG GATGTTGTCTTGGCTAGAGTGTTGGATGAGGGCACAGTTGCAAATCTCAATTCAATAATTCATGGAAATAATGCTATC GTTGTTTCTCTGCTAAAGGACGACAGTACCTTTATTCAGGAATTGTTTGCTAGGTTAAGGTCACCATCCACCTCCGCAGAATCAAAGAAGAATTTG GTATATTTCTTGCATGAGTTTTGTAGTCTAAGCAAGAGCCTGCAGATGGTTCAGCAGCTTCGGCTATTTAG GGATCTTATGAATGAAGGAATCTTTGACATTGTGAGTGATGCTTTGCAGAGTCAAGACAAAAAGCTTGTATTAACTGG GACAGATATTCTCAATCTTTTCATGAACCAGGACCCAAACCTTCTGCGTACCTATGTTGTTCGCCAGGAAGGAATTCCACTTTTAGGTCTCTTG GTTAAAGGAATGATTACAGATTTTGGAGACAACATGCACTGCCAGTTCCTTGAAATTCTTCGTAGTCTACTAGATTCATACACATTGTCAGGAGCACAG GTGTAA
- the LOC112196478 gene encoding serine/threonine-protein phosphatase 4 regulatory subunit 3 isoform X1 has protein sequence MGAPEKSQANANSMQRVKVYRLNEDGKWDDQGTGHVTIDYMERSEELGLFVIDEDDNETLLLHRISSDDIYRKQEDTIISWRDPEYSTELALSFQESTGCSYIWDNICSVQRSLHFNSLNNETFHNANSELRELPAVELSTLPLILKTVAESGIADQMRLTELILSDQDFFRKLMGLFRICEDLDNVDGLHMLYKIVRGIILLNSPQIFEKIFGDDLIMDIIGSLEYDPEVPQVQHYRNFLKEHVVFKEAIPIKDSLVLSKIHQTYKVGYFKDVVLARVLDEGTVANLNSIIHGNNAIVVSLLKDDSTFIQELFARLRSPSTSAESKKNLVYFLHEFCSLSKSLQMVQQLRLFRDLMNEGIFDIVSDALQSQDKKLVLTGTDILNLFMNQDPNLLRTYVVRQEGIPLLGLLVKGMITDFGDNMHCQFLEILRSLLDSYTLSGAQRDTIIEIFYEKHLGQLIDVITASCPSEGNAQSSSCYGERVEPPTVAKPEVLSNICELLCFCVLHHPYRIKCNFLLNNVIDKVLLLTQRREKYLVVAAVRFVRTILSRHDEHLINHIVRNNLLKPIIDAFVGNGNRYNLLNSAVLELFEYIRKENLKSLVKYLVDSFWIQLVKFEYLSSVHSLKVKHEQFLESFGTKGTVNVSDNRKRGDERALEKEEEDYFNEDSDEEDTASASMSNTQKVQTQPQAVLSNGVAASQPSSRSVGLVDYDDDEDDEDYKPPPKKQPDTSEEDEGTMESLKLKRKLASKDREPELTKRQRLGKNPKPKESVFAAFCTTLNPSVLPNKKAAISMHSSRTADGVKNSDDVSQENDSAASRSCSNNNSSDEEDRKENEPASSRGSSDCLHGTLENRQLGAEDCPLIPPKSSPEMAVNGS, from the exons ATGGGCGCTCCGGAAAAATCACAGGCCAACGCCAATTCGATGCAG CGTGTTAAGGTCTACCGTCTGAATGAAGATGGaaaatgggatgatcagggaaCTGGGCATGTCACTATTGACTATATGGAG AGGTCTGAAGAACTGGGTTTGTTTGTTATTGATGAAGACGATAATGAGACATTACTTCTTCATCGTATCAGCTCAGATGATATTTACAGAAAGCAAGAAG ATACAATTATCTCATGGAGGGATCCTGAGTATTCTACGGAATTAGCACTCAGCTTCCAGGAATCGACTGGCTGCTCTTACATATG GGACAACATATGCAGTGTGCAAAGGAGTCTACATTTTAATTCTCTCAATA ATGAGACATTTCACAATGCAAACAGTGAGTTGAGGGAACTGCCTGCAGTTGAGCTATCTACACTTCCTTTAATCCTTAAG ACTGTGGCTGAGAGTGGCATTGCTGATCAGATGCGACTGACAGAACTGATATTAAGTGAT CAAGATTTTTTCCGTAAGCTTATGGGCCTATTTAGAATCTGTGAAGACTTGGACAATGTTGATGGTCTTCACATGCTATACAAAATAGTAAGGGGGATCA TTCTGCTGAATAGTCCTCAGATCTTTGAGAAAATATTTGGTGATGATTTAATCATGGACATAATTGGTTCCCTTGAGT ATGATCCTGAAGTACCTCAAGTCCAACATTACCGTAACTTTCTAAAAGAGCATGTTGTTTTCAAAGAG GCCATACCGATTAAAGATTCCTTGGTTCTGTCAAAGATACACCAGACATACAAAGTTGGTTATTTTAAG GATGTTGTCTTGGCTAGAGTGTTGGATGAGGGCACAGTTGCAAATCTCAATTCAATAATTCATGGAAATAATGCTATC GTTGTTTCTCTGCTAAAGGACGACAGTACCTTTATTCAGGAATTGTTTGCTAGGTTAAGGTCACCATCCACCTCCGCAGAATCAAAGAAGAATTTG GTATATTTCTTGCATGAGTTTTGTAGTCTAAGCAAGAGCCTGCAGATGGTTCAGCAGCTTCGGCTATTTAG GGATCTTATGAATGAAGGAATCTTTGACATTGTGAGTGATGCTTTGCAGAGTCAAGACAAAAAGCTTGTATTAACTGG GACAGATATTCTCAATCTTTTCATGAACCAGGACCCAAACCTTCTGCGTACCTATGTTGTTCGCCAGGAAGGAATTCCACTTTTAGGTCTCTTG GTTAAAGGAATGATTACAGATTTTGGAGACAACATGCACTGCCAGTTCCTTGAAATTCTTCGTAGTCTACTAGATTCATACACATTGTCAGGAGCACAG AGGGATACAATCATCGAGATTTTCTATGAGAAGCATCTGGGTCAATTGATTGATGTTATAACAGCGTCATGTCCTTCTGAAGGGAATGCTCAGTCGTCTTCATGCTATGGTGAAAGAGTTGAACCTCCGACTGTCGCGAAGCCTGAAGTACTGTCAAACATATGCGAATTGCTTTGCTTTTGTGTTCTACACCATCCCTACAGAATAAA GTGTAACTTTCTTCTAAATAATGTTATAGATAAAGTTTTGCTGCTTACACAAAGAAGGGAAAAATATCTAGTTGTTGCTGCAGTTAGATTTGTTCGTACCATACTTTCCCGTCAT GATGAACATCTGATAAATCATATTGTGAGGAACAACCTTCTCAAACCAATTATCGATGCATTTGTTGGTAATGGCAATCGATATAACCTGCTAAACTCAGCTGTTTTGGAACTTTTTGAGTACATCCGGAAG gAAAATCTGAAATCTTTGGTTAAATACTTGGTTGATTCATTCTGGATTCAGTTGGTCAAATTTGAGTATTTGTCGTCCGTTCACTCTCTAAAAGTTAAACATGAGCAG TTCCTAGAAAGTTTTGGAACGAAAGGAACCGTTAATGTGTCGGACAATAGAAAACGAGGTGATGAGCGTGCTttggagaaagaagaagaagactattTTAATGAGGACAG TGATGAAGAAGACACAGCATCTGCATCCATGTCAAATACCCAAAAAGTACAGACACAACCTCAAGCTGTTTTATCCAATGGAGTTGCTGCAAGCCAACCATCATCCAG GTCTGTTGGGCTGGTAGACTATGATGACGATGAGGATGACGAAGACTACAAGCCACCGCCCAAGAAGCAGCCTGATACTTCTGAGGAAGATGAAGGAACAATGGAGTCCCTTAAGTTGAAGAGGAAATTGGCTTCTAAGGATAGGGAGCCTGAACTAACAAAGAGGCAACGGTTGGGTAAAAACCCAAAGCCAAAAGAAAGTGTTTTTGCTGCTTTTTGTACAACTCTAAACCCGTCGGTGCTACCAAATAAGAAAGCTGCAATCAGTATGCATTCTAGTCGAACAGCTGATGGGGTTAAGAACTCAGATGATGTTTCTCAAGAGAATGATAGTGCTGCTTCTAGAAGCTGTTCCAATAACAACAGTTCAGATGAGGAGGATCGCAAGGAGAATGAGCCTGCTAGTTCTAGAGGCTCCTCTGATTGCTTGCATGGCACTTTGGAGAATAGACAGTTGGGCGCAGAGGACTGCCCGTTGATACCACCGAAATCCTCACCGGAAATGGCTGTAAATGGGTCGTAA